A region of the Planktothrix tepida PCC 9214 genome:
GTTCTCAACCCTTATCTGACCCTTTTCAAGCGGTGGATCGAGATTTATTAAAATTAATGGCTCAATGGATAGGGGGTGAAATTGAACGTCAAGAAACAGCAACGGCTTTAGCAAAAGCACGGGATCAAGCCTTAGCCGCAACCCGAGCAAAAAGTGAATTTTTAGCCACTATGAGTCATGAAATTCGGACTCCGATGAATGCTGTAATTGGGATGACCGGATTACTTTTGGATACCCCCTTAACCCCCATACAGCAAGATTTTGTAGAAACAATTCGCAGTAGTAGTGATGCGTTATTATGTTTAATTAATGATATTTTAGATTTTTCTAAAATTGAATCAGGAAAGTTGGATTTAGAAAATCATCCCTTTAATTTAAGAACTTGTATTGAAGAATCCCTAGATTTATTAGTAACCAAGGCGGCGAGTAAAAATCTCGATTTAGTTTATTTAATTGATCCGTGTACCCCTAATCAAATTATTGGGGATATGGCAAGATTACGCCAAATTTTAGTCAATCTTTTAAGTAATGCGGTGAAATTTACGGAGTCGGGAGAAGTGGTTGTGTCTGTCACCGCAGAAAAACTGGATGACTCCATCTCGGAGCAAGAGATTAACGGAGAGCAATACCCCCATCAAGACAGTTCAATTCGTTATCCCCTTCCTTGTTCTTATTATGAAATTAAAGTGGCTGTTCAGGATACAGGAATTGGCATTTCTCCGACCGGAATGGAACGTCTATTTCAGTCCTTTAGTCAAGTAGATTCTTCAATTAATCGTCAATATGGGGGTACAGGTTTAGGATTAGCTATTAGTAAACGATTAGCTGAACTTATGGGGGGGCAAATGTGGGTCGAAAGTCAAGGCGCAACAGCCGGAGATCCCCCGGCTAATTTTAAACTAGAACAATCTTTAGATTCCTTTTGTTTATTAGATGGAGAAGGCGGAGATGAGGAGGAAAATAAAACGGAAAAAATCAAAAAAACTCGTAAAGGTTCAACGTTCTATTTTACGGTTTTGGCTCAGTCCTGTTCTAATTTATCTTCTGAATGGTCAACGCTGCATGAATTAGCCGGAAAACGATTATTAATTGTAGATGATAATAGCAGTAGTCGCCAGATGTTAAAGTTACAAACCCAAGCTTGGGGAATGTCAAGCCAAACTGTTAAAAATGGAGCCAGAGCGTTAGACTTTTTACAGCGCAAACAGTTTGATGTTGCCATTATTGAAATGCAAATGGCAGCTATGGATGGATTAACCTTAGCAAAACAAATTCGTCAATTACCCTCCTGTCAAAATTTACCCTTAATTTTATTAACGTCTGTGGGAGGGAAAAACTTAGGGAAATCTAAATCGATTGAAATTGCGGCTTGTTTAAATAAACCGATTAAACAATCCCAACTTTACAACGTTTTAATTAATATTTTAGGGGGCGAACCTTTAGAGGTTCATGTCCAAAGTCAAACTTATTTACATAGTCGAAATCGAGGAACTTTGCGAGCATCCCAGGATATTCCGTTATTAGCAGAGAAGTTACCTTTACGCATTTTATTAGCTGAAGATCATCTGGTGAATCAAAAAGTTGCCTTACAAATTTTACAACGGATGGGATATCGGGCCGACGTCGCTGGAAATGGTTTTGAAGTCTTAGAGGCGTTACGTCGCCAACCTTATGATGTGATTTTAATGGATATGCAAATGCCGGAAATGGATGGGTTAGAAGCGTCCCGTCAGATTCAAAAATTATATGGAAATCCCCAAAAATCTCAAGTGATGCGACCTCGAATTATTGCGGTAACGGCAAATGCTATGGAAAGCGATCGCAATGAATGTATTAATGCAGGTATGGATGACTATATTAGTAAGCCAATTCGCATGGAACAGTTGATCCAAGTTCTGAGTAAATGTCAACCTCTTCAAGAACTTGCCGTTACCTTAGACTCAGAAATAACCAACTATAAAATATCAAATGTGGTTTTAAATTCCCCTTATCCTTTAACCCTAATCACTGCCGACCACACAATTTTAGATCATAAAGTGTTACAGGGTTTAAGGGAAGTAGAAGCTTTAGAAGAGGTGATTGAGATTTACTTTGATACCGCCCCAGAATTGTTAGAAGCGATCGCCGTTGCAATTGCTAATCTGGATGCTCAGGAATTACAACCAGCGGCTCATTCTTTAAAGTCCATTAGTGGGACTCTCGGTGCTTTCAACTTATCAGAACAATGTCAAAAATTAGAACTCCTCGCTCGTCACTGTAATCAAGCTCAAAATCTCTTACCCCAAAGTGAAAGTGAAACGATTTATGCCCAAATTGAAATCGAGTTTGAGAAAGTCAAAATTGCCTTGCAAGAGGAATTAAGCCGTAGTTAGTAAACTACCCACACTGATGTTTGAGCAAAAGTGCAGGGTTTCAGTCCGTTAGCCTAGAGTGCTATAGGGCTACGCGCAAGGGAACAGGGAACACTTCGACACGCTCAGTGCAAAGCAGTAAGAAGTGAAAGGGTTTGCTGGATTTAAAAATGTCCTAACCGTAATGCGTAGTGCTATATAACAAGAGCGTCGGGAAGAGACTTTAAATTCCAGCACCATCTAAAAACTCTTGAATGGTGCGATCTTTAAGACGGCAATGGGTTGCAGCCAAAACCGAGTATTCTCCATCAATATCAGTTGTCTGTTCTCCAAACATGAACCGATTTGAATCAGGGGAGTATTCTAATTTGAGAGCCGCTTCTAGTTGATTAGGATCAGCAGAAGATTGTTGTTGCAGTGTTTGTACTTGCTGTTCTAATAGTTCAATCCGATCTACTAACATCCGAATCACCTGCGCTTCTGAGTCAGGAAGACTGCCATGTTCAAGAGGTTCGATCCGAACCCCAGAGCGATAGACAACGCGACCGGGGACACCCACAACGGTACAATTAGAAGGAACATCCCGCAGTACCACCGATCCCGCCCCAATCCGAACATTGTTACCCAGTTGGATATTGCCTAAAACTTTGGCTCCGGCTCCAACGACAACATTTTCTCCCAGGGTAGGATGACGTTTCCCACTTTCCTTTCCGGTTCCCCCTAAAGTTACGCCTTGATAAATTAGGCAAAAATCTCCTAAAATAGCCGTCTCACCAATCACAACCCCCATGCCATGATCAATGAAGACCCCTTTGCCAATCACAGCACCGGGATGAATTTCAATTCCCGTCAAAAATCGAGCGATGTGGGAAATCAGACGAGGAATAAAGGGCAGCCCCAAAACATACAACCCATGGGCAAGGCGGTGGAAGACCAAAGCCTGAAGACCTGGATAGCAAAATAGGACTTCTAACCAATTCCGAGCGGCAGGATCACGCTCAAAGATAATACGAAAGTCATCTTGAAGGGTCTTGAGCATCGATTAATAACCCATTTTTATTATACAAACCACTTTTCCCCTTGTGAACTCCCCAAACTTCCGCTATACGGTTGCTGATGGGCTGCCCCCTCAAGCAGGAAATACCATAAAAACTCCGTAGTTTTTATGGACTTACATTCCCTCCCAAGGCAGGAACCCAGGTTCCCAAGATCCAAAAACTTTATCTTTCAACCTCTACCGATTAGCTTGGATGATCGCTTATGGTATTGAAGTTCAAGACATCAAACCTAATTATATCAGATTTTGTATCGACTCACGGGCAATTCCCGGTTTTGAAATTCGGCTTTCCGGGTTGAGTTCACTGATTATTCCTTTTTTCCCTGACCATTATGCTGTTATTCTTCATGAGTGTAATCATCTGGGCAGTGCTATCGATCACTCAGGGGGTTGTTTTATTTCCCCTTGATGTAATCGGTAGTCTACACTTGCCCCATTGGATAAGTTTAGTCGTAATATTAGTCGTACTATCTTGGTGCTTGGGTAACTAATCCGGTGGGGTTTGAAGCGGGGTATGGGGTGCGTAAGCTCCGCACAGCAACCCTTCGTCAACAGCCAACAGTCTATACCATAGTAAATTTGGGGATATGGAGAGCAATTATTCTTGGGGTACGGATGTTCATCAAACCGCAATTCCTTTGCGGAATCATCAAAGACGACAGATTCGTCCTTTATATCGTGCGGTGTTATTGATGGTATTAGCAACCCTGGCCATGGGTGTGCATTCTTTTCGTCTGGTGCAATTGCAACTCATCGATGGCCAGAAAAACCGAGAACGAGCCGAAGAAAACCGAATTCGGTTAATACCTATTCCTTCTAATCGGGGTTATATCTTAGATCGCAACAATAAACCCTTAGCGGCGAATCATTTAACTCGTGCCTTATACGTTTGGCCAAAGGAACAAACCCCTGAGCAATGGTCACAAATTGCCACAATGCTCAGTCCCGTCCTGAACATAACCCCGGAAAATATTTTAGCCCCCATTCAAAAAGTCGGGTATCAGTCCCCTGCTGCCGTCAGAATTACTCAGTTTCTAACACCAGAGGCATTTGTTTGGTTAGGAGAAAAATCTGCCGAGTTACCCGGATTGGAAGTCCGAACAGAATCTAACCGTTATTATCCTGAAGGAAGTTTAGCTTCACAGGTCTTGGGGTATATTGGTGAAGCAACGGCTGAGGAGTTAAAAAAACACCCACAATGGCCGATGGGGATGATTGTTGGACAGTTGGGGATTGAAGCCAGAGCCAATGAAGCCCTCTCTGGGGTCTGGGGTTCTCGCTTAATTGAAGTGAATAGTTTGAACCAAGAATTACGAGAATTAGGTCAACGTCCCTCTAAAGGGGGAAAAAATGTTAAATTAACCCTCGATTTAGAGTTACAAAAAACAGCAGAAGCGGCCCTCGGAGATCGACGGGGAGCAGCCGTTGCCTTAAATGCCAAAACGGGAGAAATTTTGGTGATGGCTAGTAGCCCCCGATTTGATCCCAATATGTTTACAAAACCCATTAGCCAAAAACAATGGGAAGAACTACAAAACCAGGATGATCCCTTTTTAAATCGAGCGTTACAAGGATATCCACCGGGGAGTACCTTCAAAATTGTGTCCTCGGCGGCGGGGATGGGTTCGGGGAAATTTAGTCCTGATTCCATGCAGGAGACCTATGGTTCGATTACGGTTGGGGGGATTACCTTTAACGAACATAGTGGAGGTTATGGGGTGATTGGATTTCGAGATGCCCTAGCCTTCAGTAGTAACACCTTTTATTATCAACTGGGGATGGCTGTTGGCCCGGAAGCCATTGCTGAATGGGGTAAACGGTTGGGCATTGGAAATACCAGTTTAGACCTTTTAGGATTACAAGAAGGGTCAGAAGGATTTATTCCCACCCCGGAGAATAAGGAAAAAACCTATGGCGAACCTTGGTATTTAGGGGATACTGTTACGATGTCCATTGGTCAAGGTGCTGTGTTAGCAACACCATTAGAGTTGGCAGTCATGGTGGCTTCCATCGCCAATGGGGGATATCGGGTGAAACCCCATTTGTTAGAGGAATTAACCCATACGGCAAAAGCAAAACCGGAGCCTACTGGCATGAAGCCAGAAGCCGTTCAGGTGATCAAAGAAGGCTTGATTTCTGTAGTTGAGTATGGAACAGCCACCGTGATGAATGATGGTTCAATTCCTTTAACGGGGGGTAAAACTGGAACGTCAGAAGTGTTAGGACAAACCTCTCACTCTCTGTATGTGGGTTTTGGGCCTGCCAGCAAACCTGAAATTGCGATCGCGGTTGTGGTTGAAAATGGGGGTTATGGGTCTAAATCCGCTGCCCCTGTGGCTAAAGCTATTTTCCAAACTTATTTTAATAAAAGCAAACCAGTGTCCGAAGCCGTCAACGCCCAAAATACCGAGGAACCTCCAACTCCATAGCAAAGGATTGACCGTTGGCTGTTGACTATTGACCCAGGAACACGGAGTCAGAAGTTAATGATTTTCCCTTCCCCGTCCCCTTGTCCCCTTGTCCCCCCATCCCCTGCTCCTATTTCTTCATCCGATGAGGAGAACGATAAAAAGGACGTTTAACAACAACGGCGGGGTGGGTTTTACCGCGAATTTCCACGTCTAAGGATTGACCGATTTTGGATAATTCTGTAGGAACATAGGCCATTGAAATAGCTTTTCCTAAAGTTGGAGATAAAGTTCCACTGGTAATTTCTCCGACTTTTTCTCCATTGCATAAAACCGGATATCCATGACGGGCAATATATCGTCCTTGCATTTCTAACCCGACTAATTTTTGCTTGACTCCGGCTGTTTTTTGTTGTTCTAATGCTCGACGACCAATAAATTTTCCTTTGGTTTCCCAATGAATAATCCAACCTAAACCTGCTTCTAAAGGGGTTGTAGTTAAATCAATATCTTGCCCATATAAAGCCATTGCAGCTTCTAAACGCAGGGTATCTCTTGCCCCTAAACCGCAAGGCATTACACCTGCTGTGGCTAAATTTTGCCATAATTCCACACCCATAGCCGGATCAACCATGATTTCAAATCCATCTTCTCCGGTGTATCCTGTGCGGGCAATAAAAGCAGGTTGTCCTAAAATTGTTGTACTAATATGACCAAAAAATTTAACGTCAGAAAGATTATGGTTAACGAAGGGTTGTAATACTGCTTCTGCTTGTGGCCCCTGAACCGCTAATAAAACTTGATCTCTGGATAAATCCTCTAATGTTACCCCGTGATCCTCAATATGAGCGCTAATCCAAGCTTTATCCCGTGAGCGAGTTGCTGCATTCACAATCATTAACCCTTGAGGGACATTGGTGATCGGATCGATGCCTTGGTTATAAAAAATAATATCGTCTAATATTCCTCCCTGAACATTTAACAAAGCGCTATATTGGGCTTCACCCGGTTGTAAACGGCTTAAATCTGATGGCACAAGGGACTGTAAGGCTTCAATCAAATGTTCTCCTCGCAGAATAAATTTACCCATGTGGGAAATATCGAACATTCCTACAGTTTGTCGGACGGCTTCATGTTCTCGGTTAATTCCTGTAAACTGAACCGCCATTTCCCAACCGGCGAAAGGCACCATACGGCCATTGAGTTCAACTGAGACGTTATACAGGGGAGTACGAGAAAGGGTCATTGTCATATAGGGTATTGACTGTTAGCTGTTGAGTGTTGACTGAAGATGGGGTTTGAGGTCAATCGTTGAATTACTCCTGTCTGATCATAATACGGTTAAAACCGATTGTTGAATAACCGGATGTCAACGGTCAACACTTCGATACTTCAGCAAGCTCAGTGCAAAGCGGTCAACCTTCAGCAACTGATATTAGAATAGTTAGAACCGCTCTTATGTCGTTTTACGGGACTTATTCATGTCAGTATTGGCAGCGATCGCAGTTCTTGCAGTGTTAATTGTCGTTCATGAATTGGGGCATTTTTTAGCCGCTCGTTTCCAAAATATTCATGTTAATCGGTTTTCCATTGGTTTTGGCCCGATATTGTGGAAATATCAAGGCCCCGAAACCGAGTACGCTATTCGAGGTCTTCCCTTAGGAGGATATGTAGGATTTCCTGATGAAGATCCTGAGAGTACCATTCCTAAAGATGACCCCAATTTATTGAGTAATCGTCCCGTTTTAGATCGGGCAATTGTGATTAGTGCGGGGGTGATTGCTAATTTAATTTTTGCTTATTTTCTATTAGTGACTCAAATTGGGATTATTGGGGTTCCGAGTTTTAATTATGAACCGGGTGTGAAAGTTGCCGAAGTCGCTCAAGATGTCAACTCTGCGGCTAACCGAGCCGGAATTGAATCAAAAGATATTATTTTGGCTGTAGACGGTCAGGATTTAGGGGCTTCGGAAACTTCCATTAAAACCTTAATTAATGTGATTCAAAATAATCCGAATCAACCCTTATCTATGGAGATTAAACGACAGGATCAAATTGTATCTGTCAAAGTCGTTCCTGAACCGGGAAATGATGGGAAAGGTCGCATTGGAGTCCAGTTAACGTCTAATGGAACTGTCGTTCGTCATCGGGCTGCAAACCCTATTCAAGCGTTTATCGAAGGAGCAACGGAATTTCAACGGATTATTAATTTAACCGTATCCGGTTTTGGTCAACTGATTAGTAACTTTAGTGAAACCGCAGAACAGTTATCTGGCCCTGTAGGAATTGTGGCAATTGGGGCGGATATTGCCCGTTCAGATGCGGGAAATTTGTTTCAATTTGCAGCGTTAATTAGTATTAACTTAGCGTTCATTAATATTCTCCCCCTTCCGGCTTTAGATGGGGGTCAATTAGCCTTTTTATTAATTGAAGCGTTGCGCGGGAAACCCTTACCCGATAAAGTCCAAGAAAGTGTGATGCAAACGGGGTTAATGCTGTTGTTGGGATTAGGGGTTTTCTTGATTATTCGAGATACCGTTAATTTAGCCGATTTAAGTTGGGTGCGATCGCTCTTTCCCCAGTAAACAATCAACATGGTAACTCAGAAAAAGCGGGGAACAAAACAACGGGCTTTAGAAATTTTATTGCGACTCAAACGCCTCTATCCTGATGCAACTTGTAGTTTAAATTATCAAACTCCAGTGCAATTATTAGTGGCAACAATTCTATCAGCCCAATGTACAGATGAACGAGTCAATCAAGTGACTCCAGCTTTATTTGCTCGATTTCCTGACGCCGAAAGTTTAGGGAAAGCCGACCTGACAGAACTGGAAACCTTAGTCCGGTCAACGGGGTTCTATCGCAATAAAGCTCGCCATATTAAAGCAGCCTGTCAACTGATAGCCGAAAAATACGGGGGACAACCTCCAAAACTGATGGAACAGTTGTTAGAACTCCCTGGAGTGGCTCGAAAAACGGCTAATGTGGTGTTAGCCCATGGCTATGGGATTAATATGGGGGTCACGGTGGATACCCATGTCAAACGCCTAAGTCAACGGTTAGGACTGACAACCCATACTGACCCCATTCGGATAGAACGGGATTTGATGGAGTTGATTTCCCAAGAAGACTGGGAAAATTGGTCAATTCGCTTAATTTATCACGGTCGCGCTATCTGTACAGCGAGGAGTCCAGCGTGTTATAATTGTAAATTGTCTGATTTATGCCCATCTGTTCAAGGGGCAACCGTCCCCAACGCAGAAAAACGTCTAGGCTAAAGCATAAATAATCATTTAGGAGGAAGACAGCCTTAATATGGCTAAGAAAAGCATGATTGAGCGCGATAAAAAGCGCAAAAAATTAGTAGAGAAATATGCTGAAAAACGCGCTGAACTAAAAGAACAGTTTGAGCAAGCAGAATCTCAACTGGAAAAAATGGAAATTCACCGCAAAATTCAACAATTACCTCGCAATAGTTCTAAAACCCGGGTGCGTAACCGTTGCTGGTTAACCGGACGTCCTAGAGGCTATTATCGGGATTTTGGATTATCTCGCAACGTCATCCGCGAAATGGCGCACCAAGGGTTATTACCGGGCGTTGTCAAGTCCAGTTGGTAACAGACTATTCCTCATCCGTTTTTGGGGCGGGGTCTTCTCGCCCTGATAACGGTTGGTGTACGAATCGTTCCCGTCCACAGCAGCGCTCAATTCCTAAACTATCTAATAACAAATCACTAACGGCATTAGCAATCGCAAATTCCCCAAAAAAGCTTTTTGAAAAATCAAAGGATTCCATTTCGGTAACAATCGCAATGACTAAAGAACCGACATCATTTTCCCCTTCCATGCGTTGACGCATATAAATTTTAGCGGCGCGTTCTGCTATGGTTTCATTGACGGCTTCGGGGATAAATTGTTCATCTAACCAAGTGTGTAAGGTTTGTTTTAACCATTCTCCTTCCTGTTGCAGATTTTCACTAGGGGGTAAGGTAATGGGGGTAATGGGTTCATTCATATAGGCTTGAAAGTTGATAGTTGACAGTTGACGATAAAATTGAAGGATTCTAGTCTTGAACCAGGGTGATAATAGGAGAGTCTTTTCCGGTGTATTCTTCAGAAATTTTAGTTTTAACTAATTCAGCAAATAGTCGATTAATGGCAGACTCTATAGAATTCGCTTCTCGTTTAAAACAAACTTGAAAGCTTTTGGCTTTATCATAAGTTTTCGTTTCTTTTCTATAGGTTTTTTGAGTTTTGGATTCGACAAAGACAGAAGGATTCGGACGTTTATACCAATATAATTGATAAGAATAAGTGGAATCATTTCCTTTAAATTTAAGAATATCTTCCCCATGTCCGGGAATACTGAGATAGTAAAATTCCCCCCGTTGATAGATTTGCAGATAGCCCCAAGTTTTCTCCGTTTTGTTGAGGAGTTTCGTTAAGGTACTTTCCAACATAAAGGATGAATTAAGATTTAGCATAGATGAGGTAATAGCCGTTAATATCGTATTCAAATCATAGCAAAGTTTGTCACCTATGCAATATGATGTTACCGCCATTATCCAAGGGTATGCACAAGGATACTTTTTGATGGCAAATGACGGGGAAGATAGCCTGGGATGGTATTCTAGTCGAGAACGGGCACTGATTCCCCTGAATGAACAATTTCGTTATCCGCGTTCTTTGCAACGGGTTCTGAATCAAAATCGGTTTACGGTTGCGATTAATCAAGA
Encoded here:
- the nth gene encoding endonuclease III, with the translated sequence MVTQKKRGTKQRALEILLRLKRLYPDATCSLNYQTPVQLLVATILSAQCTDERVNQVTPALFARFPDAESLGKADLTELETLVRSTGFYRNKARHIKAACQLIAEKYGGQPPKLMEQLLELPGVARKTANVVLAHGYGINMGVTVDTHVKRLSQRLGLTTHTDPIRIERDLMELISQEDWENWSIRLIYHGRAICTARSPACYNCKLSDLCPSVQGATVPNAEKRLG
- the mrdA gene encoding penicillin-binding protein 2, translated to MESNYSWGTDVHQTAIPLRNHQRRQIRPLYRAVLLMVLATLAMGVHSFRLVQLQLIDGQKNRERAEENRIRLIPIPSNRGYILDRNNKPLAANHLTRALYVWPKEQTPEQWSQIATMLSPVLNITPENILAPIQKVGYQSPAAVRITQFLTPEAFVWLGEKSAELPGLEVRTESNRYYPEGSLASQVLGYIGEATAEELKKHPQWPMGMIVGQLGIEARANEALSGVWGSRLIEVNSLNQELRELGQRPSKGGKNVKLTLDLELQKTAEAALGDRRGAAVALNAKTGEILVMASSPRFDPNMFTKPISQKQWEELQNQDDPFLNRALQGYPPGSTFKIVSSAAGMGSGKFSPDSMQETYGSITVGGITFNEHSGGYGVIGFRDALAFSSNTFYYQLGMAVGPEAIAEWGKRLGIGNTSLDLLGLQEGSEGFIPTPENKEKTYGEPWYLGDTVTMSIGQGAVLATPLELAVMVASIANGGYRVKPHLLEELTHTAKAKPEPTGMKPEAVQVIKEGLISVVEYGTATVMNDGSIPLTGGKTGTSEVLGQTSHSLYVGFGPASKPEIAIAVVVENGGYGSKSAAPVAKAIFQTYFNKSKPVSEAVNAQNTEEPPTP
- the gcvT gene encoding glycine cleavage system aminomethyltransferase GcvT; translated protein: MTMTLSRTPLYNVSVELNGRMVPFAGWEMAVQFTGINREHEAVRQTVGMFDISHMGKFILRGEHLIEALQSLVPSDLSRLQPGEAQYSALLNVQGGILDDIIFYNQGIDPITNVPQGLMIVNAATRSRDKAWISAHIEDHGVTLEDLSRDQVLLAVQGPQAEAVLQPFVNHNLSDVKFFGHISTTILGQPAFIARTGYTGEDGFEIMVDPAMGVELWQNLATAGVMPCGLGARDTLRLEAAMALYGQDIDLTTTPLEAGLGWIIHWETKGKFIGRRALEQQKTAGVKQKLVGLEMQGRYIARHGYPVLCNGEKVGEITSGTLSPTLGKAISMAYVPTELSKIGQSLDVEIRGKTHPAVVVKRPFYRSPHRMKK
- a CDS encoding response regulator, which produces MKLRKKTLLIIGAALIGLIVAMYLTASMLLVHDFRHLESRYVRQDVVRALNAINDDLDSLDIIAQDQAKWDDTYRFIDAHNDQYVVSNLVDTSFTDLRLNLFILINPQGEIVFSKGFDLQRHQEIPIPSSLSSHLTLKSPLLASLKPSDLSPIAIQGIIVLPESPLLVVARPILTSTASGPSRGILILGRYLTGTEIERLADITQLSLTVDSITQDTENHRFLLFPQTQPYTEDIIATQAIRLESLNTEMAIASVPVGDLYGQPKLFLRVKVHRPIYKQGQTTLAYFTLFLFVVGLVFGGITLLLIEKLVLSRLTDLNTAVNEIGESGNLALRIDVNGEDELSSLAEAINGMLQALADAQSQGQESEQRYRLMAENSTDMITRHSPEGVFLYASPACRTLLGYEPEELVGKALPYFIYPDDLDVIVKAYRIILQQNVIYTIEYRICHKNGDYIWFETTSSAIRNSTTGSVQEIIGVSRDISERKQREQQLQDSEASIRSLYQITSCQDLNFETRLQQILELGCTKFGLEYGILSQVTLDPSSALELSEEKNYVYHIIAVVSPNDSIQKGQIYKLEDTFCKITIQSKQPLYFESIKFSGLSFCPAYKNFPIEAYMGTPVIVEGEVYGTLCFWSSQPLSDPFQAVDRDLLKLMAQWIGGEIERQETATALAKARDQALAATRAKSEFLATMSHEIRTPMNAVIGMTGLLLDTPLTPIQQDFVETIRSSSDALLCLINDILDFSKIESGKLDLENHPFNLRTCIEESLDLLVTKAASKNLDLVYLIDPCTPNQIIGDMARLRQILVNLLSNAVKFTESGEVVVSVTAEKLDDSISEQEINGEQYPHQDSSIRYPLPCSYYEIKVAVQDTGIGISPTGMERLFQSFSQVDSSINRQYGGTGLGLAISKRLAELMGGQMWVESQGATAGDPPANFKLEQSLDSFCLLDGEGGDEEENKTEKIKKTRKGSTFYFTVLAQSCSNLSSEWSTLHELAGKRLLIVDDNSSSRQMLKLQTQAWGMSSQTVKNGARALDFLQRKQFDVAIIEMQMAAMDGLTLAKQIRQLPSCQNLPLILLTSVGGKNLGKSKSIEIAACLNKPIKQSQLYNVLINILGGEPLEVHVQSQTYLHSRNRGTLRASQDIPLLAEKLPLRILLAEDHLVNQKVALQILQRMGYRADVAGNGFEVLEALRRQPYDVILMDMQMPEMDGLEASRQIQKLYGNPQKSQVMRPRIIAVTANAMESDRNECINAGMDDYISKPIRMEQLIQVLSKCQPLQELAVTLDSEITNYKISNVVLNSPYPLTLITADHTILDHKVLQGLREVEALEEVIEIYFDTAPELLEAIAVAIANLDAQELQPAAHSLKSISGTLGAFNLSEQCQKLELLARHCNQAQNLLPQSESETIYAQIEIEFEKVKIALQEELSRS
- the rseP gene encoding RIP metalloprotease RseP — translated: MSVLAAIAVLAVLIVVHELGHFLAARFQNIHVNRFSIGFGPILWKYQGPETEYAIRGLPLGGYVGFPDEDPESTIPKDDPNLLSNRPVLDRAIVISAGVIANLIFAYFLLVTQIGIIGVPSFNYEPGVKVAEVAQDVNSAANRAGIESKDIILAVDGQDLGASETSIKTLINVIQNNPNQPLSMEIKRQDQIVSVKVVPEPGNDGKGRIGVQLTSNGTVVRHRAANPIQAFIEGATEFQRIINLTVSGFGQLISNFSETAEQLSGPVGIVAIGADIARSDAGNLFQFAALISINLAFINILPLPALDGGQLAFLLIEALRGKPLPDKVQESVMQTGLMLLLGLGVFLIIRDTVNLADLSWVRSLFPQ
- the cysE gene encoding serine O-acetyltransferase; translation: MLKTLQDDFRIIFERDPAARNWLEVLFCYPGLQALVFHRLAHGLYVLGLPFIPRLISHIARFLTGIEIHPGAVIGKGVFIDHGMGVVIGETAILGDFCLIYQGVTLGGTGKESGKRHPTLGENVVVGAGAKVLGNIQLGNNVRIGAGSVVLRDVPSNCTVVGVPGRVVYRSGVRIEPLEHGSLPDSEAQVIRMLVDRIELLEQQVQTLQQQSSADPNQLEAALKLEYSPDSNRFMFGEQTTDIDGEYSVLAATHCRLKDRTIQEFLDGAGI
- the rpsN gene encoding 30S ribosomal protein S14; protein product: MAKKSMIERDKKRKKLVEKYAEKRAELKEQFEQAESQLEKMEIHRKIQQLPRNSSKTRVRNRCWLTGRPRGYYRDFGLSRNVIREMAHQGLLPGVVKSSW